AAGAGTCCTTGTTCAGAGTCGGCCAATAAAATCCATTGTCCAAAACCTTCCTGACAGTTTTCCTAGGCCCAAAATGACCCCCACAGGCTAAGGCATGGCAGTGGTTCAAGACATCTTTCTGTTCCTACTCCGGGATGCATCGTCGGATAACCTGGTCTAAGCACATCTTCCAGAGGTAGGGATCATCCCAGAAGTAGTACTTGGCTTCACTCTTCAGCTTCATtttctgggcccgggaaattTCGTGGGAACCTGGCAGTTCTCCAGTGACTAAGTAATTAGCCAGATCAGCGAACCATGGCTCTGCATTCATCGGTCGCTTACCCCTGTCTGATGTTCCTAGACCTGTTACTGTTAACACTGCTTCCCAGTCAATAGATCTAGCAGACttccatatataataaagatgttcctcggggaaggcATCAAGTATAGCTTCATCTGTATCCCCTTGGAATATTCGGCTTAAATGATCTGCAACTTTGTTCTCCGTCCCTTTCTTATCTTTTACCtcccaatcaaattcttgCAGCAACAACACCCATCTAATCAACCTTGGCTTAGACTCCCTCTTGGTCAGGAGATACTTAATCGCAGCATGATCAGTGTAGACTATTACTTTCGACCCTAATAGATACGGTCGAAATTTCTCGAATGAGTACACCACTGCCAACATCTCCTTTTCTgtggtatcatagttcttctAAGCCTGGTTGAGGGTCTTCGACGCATTAAAAATGACATAGCTTTTCCCGTCAATCCTCTGACCTAGGACCGCTCCCACTGCAAAATCACTCGCATCGCACATTACTTCGAAGGGGTAATTCCAGTCTGGTGCGCGGATTATGGGGGCGGAGACAAGTCTATCCTTCAGCATCTGGAACGCCTTCTTGCAtccttcatcaaaatcaaactcCACATCATTGTGCAAGAGATGCGTTAGCGGTTGGgcaatttttgcaaaatcccTGATGAACCTCCTACAAAAACCTGAGTGACCCAGGAACCCTCTAACCTCCTTCTGATTTGTGGGGTAGGGCAGTTTCGAGATTACATCCACCTTGGCTTTATCCACTTGAATTCCTCTCTCAGAGACTACATGACCGAGGACTATTCCTTCTGGTACCATGTAATGGCATTTCTCGAAGTTTAGGACTAAATTCTTCTCCTGACACCTTCTCAATACCAGATCCAAATTAGCCAAGCATGCATCGAAGAATTCTCATACAccgtgaaatcatccataaaaatttcaatgcaCATTTCCAACAAGTCTGAGAAGATGCTCATCATACAATGCTGGAATGTACTCGGTGCATTGCATAATCCAAACGGGCAGGTAAAGGTTGTCTTCTCCTTATCTTCCGGATCCACATATATCTGGAAGTATCCACTGTATCCATCTAGGAAGCAAAAATATTGCTTTCCAGCCAACCTCTCCAACATCTGGTCAATGAAGGGCAAAGGAAAACGATCCTTTTTAGTGGCTTCATTAAGCTTCCGGTAATCGATGCACATTCTCCATCCAGTTACCAATCTAGCAGGCACCAACTCATTCTTATCATTTTCTACAACTTGTATTCCCGACTTCTTTGGTACCATGTGAACTGGGCTGACCCATTCGCTGTCTggaatggagtaaataatCCCCAATGATAGCAGCTTCAAAACTTCCTTCAGAACCTCTTCCCTCATGTTCGGGTTTAGCTTGCAATGTGGGTCTCTACGCGCCTTTGCCCCCTCTTCCAGTtggatgtggtgcatgcaaaGGTCTGGGCTGATTCCCACCAGGTCGGAGAGCGTCCACCCTATGGCCTTCTTGTTCCTCCGGATCACTTCCAGTAGATCATACTCCTGTTCCGCTGTCAAGTGGTTGTTGATGATCACTGGCAATGTTTCATCTTCCCCaaggtaggcatacttaagGGTCTCGGGTAgtttcttcaactctttctttggTGTGATAGCTTTCTGGGGCAGGGGGGTTTTCTCTAGACCTCCTGTTGCCATTTCACCCAAGTTGGTTCCCTTGTCTGGACCCTTAACTTGAACAGACCCCGTAGACTCGAATGACAGTGGCTGTTGGCAAAATGCCATGATCGCTTCACTGATCTGTTCGTCTGTCAGGTTCTGAGTTAATAGGGTTTCACACCATCCTGCAACCTCCATGTCAACAGACTGACTCAGCTCCGAATTTTTAAACTGTTCCTGCATTAATtcagtctcaagatattcctggaccagggggttaatgaTATCGACAGAATGCAAATTCTCAAAATCCAATGGCTTTTTCATAGCTTCATCGATGTTAAATGTATACTTTTCCCCATGATAGTCCAGGCATATTgttccatcaaacacatcaaTAATAGTCTTAGCGGTGCGTAAGAATGGCCTTCCTAGAAGCACTCTGCTAGACTCAGCAGATTCATTATCACTCATCTTTATCACATGAAAATCAGCTGGGTATaggaaatcatgcactttTACTATCACATTCTCCAACACACCTTCGGGTGAAATGCATGTTCTATCGGCTAACTGAATTACCACTTTCGTATCCACCAGACTCACTCCTATCAACTTCTTATATATCGAAAGTGGTAACACAATTATCGAGGctcctagatcacacatagcatgctcaatttttatgtcaCCCAGAGAAATGGGCAaagtgaacatacctgggtctgtgcattttGATGGTATCCTCCTCTTCTGTATCACAGCCGACACATTTTCTCCAATTCTATTTTCCTGTCGGGCTTGGTTTTCCCTGCTATGAACTCCTTGATGAATTTACTGAATGTAGGTAGCTTCAAAGCTTGTAGGAAGGGCAGGTTGATCTCCAGCTTGCcgaaaatctccatgaagTCTTCGGTGTcgtccttcttctttttggcTTCCCCCCGATGAGGGAATGGCTTCATGCGCTTCAACGTTCCTGTTGGACCTGGGACTGACGATTCTCCGACTTCTTTGCTTCATTCCTCAATCTCCACTCTAGGCTCTGGGTctaggaaaaatggatcagCCATCCGAGGTAGTGGTTTCTCCAGATCCCCTTTTTGAAGACCGTGTTCTACTCTGATATCCCTTACCTCAGTATCCTCTAGGACAGGAGTTCCGCCTTCCTTGCTCGTCTAAAGAGGTGTACTCTCATCACCGGACCTTCATAGCCCCGTCCTGACCTCAAAATTATCTGACTAATATTTGCCCGATCAGGTGGTTTGACTGAAGCTGGTATCCTTTCCTCGTGTCCCCTCATCTCATTCAACGAAGTGGCCAATTGTGACATTTGTTTGGCTAACATATCCATAGCAGACTTATGCTCTTGTTGAGCATCTTGAATTTTGTATACCACATCATTGTTTGCCTGCATATTGTTCTGCATGTGTTGTTGAGAGCTGACTTGGTCATGTACCATCTCATCCAGATTCCTCGGAGGCTTGTAGTTCGATTGATTTGAACTTGACCCTGATTGTGGCTTGGTCCACTCCCCTGATTTGGGCGATAATTACCCTGACCTCCTTGATTGTTACCGAACTTGCTCCCTGACCCTTGATTTCCCGGGTGTGTATGCTGAAAATTCTGATTGTTTCCAGTGGCATTCCTATGATGTGGTGGCACATAAGAACTCCCTTGATTACTCTGGTTCCTGTTGTTCCAATTGGACTGGTCCCCTTGATTGTGATAACTCCAGTTATTCGGTCCTTCCTGGTTTTTCCCTGACCAGTTTGAATTATGCTGGGGTCCGTCCTGACCACGGTTAGGCCAGTTTTGCTGGGCCTCTGCTGGACCTGGGTACTGTAGCTGGAGTTGTTGGTTTCCGTCTGCCCACCTAAAACAAGGGTTGTCTCTCCATGGTGCCTCCTTGATCTTCTACTAATTCCAGCTTgtattgtgattattttgattCCAATTCCCCACTGCATCTACCTGGGCTTGGAACTCTCCATCGGGCGGTGGACCGTAATAGAGCTGGAGTTGATTTTCCTCTGGACCTGGCGGTTTCTCTTTCTCCTGCGAGGTCGGGgaattctttttctcaattgcACTCAGAAGTGCCTTCTCCAACCGATCTATCCTGTCCCCAACTCTTTCTCCTTCTTGTTCCTTGATTGCGTTGGCTGAACCTCTCCTTATGATACGGGGGTGGTCGTATGCCTTTTTTGCGTCGATCAACCTTCCCAAAATCTCACGTGCTTCACTTGCCTTGTTCTTTGTAAAATTcccccccgctcgaggaattcattaaATCCTTTGACTCAGGATTAGCTCCTTCATAGAATAGGTAAAAGGTCTCAGCCTCCATCATCCTGTGATTGGGACAGGCGTCGAGCAGCCCCTTAAAACGAGATCTGTACTGACTCAAGGACTCATCGTAATCCTGCTTGCattcctgaatctccttcttcagggcatttgttttgttggacGGGAAGAAATAATCTAGGAATTCCagcttgaaatccttccatgtgttgatTGAGTCCGGTGGAAGCCTCAGCagccaagtattagcctcccCTTAAGGGCAAATGGGACCGCACGCAGGCGGTAGTCCTCCTCGGTAgcctcgttgggtcgcttttgGATACTGCAcagcttactaaactcgtttaggaattcgtaaggacattcattccttcgtccagagaaTGTAGGTAAAACACCCAGCACATTTGTTTTGATATCAATAGACCTCTAGCGCTGGTTCGAGACTATTGCATGGGCGGGTTCACCGTCCAGATGCGCGGTGAGTGAACCTCTCTCCGGGTTGGGATCCTCCAGGTGTGCCATATCTAtgtcttcctcctcctcagtTTCGGAGTGCTCGGTTTCTGTAGACGACTACGGGTCCTCTCCTCCTGACGAgttccactccttctcactttctgattcgaaTGGGAATGGATCTACTGTCGTAAaccctgatctggtggtgatggtgGATGTTGATAAATGTGTTTGTGGTGAAGAGCGATGGTATTTATTTAGCGCACGATGATCCCGGGTCATCTTTGAAGAAATATGCTTCATGGTAGCTTTGATTCGATTGTATTCGAGTATCATCTGAATATTTAGTGctttataatttgaataaacaataatgAGAATTTGTATGCAGCATTTCCAGCGACTAATTTGTATTCCAATTTATCATTAATGCACGTTTGAACActccaatatttattttctttgatgcGAGTTTAAAATGGCCTATGGAATTCAAAGTGTTACAAAAGTAcataaaagaaatgaagaaggttgaaaaaaatgaattcttGAATATGCAAGAGCAAATTTCGTTAAGATcaataacattattttctcatGCAAAGTGTTTGCCAAGACTCTACAAAAGAGCTTACATTCACAATTCAAAATAAGCTTATATTCTCCATCACAAAACTCTTGGAGAGAAATAAAGTGTTAGGATTAAGTGTCACGACTGcattttttaagaatataaaacACGATTGATCGTGACTATGGggggattaaagaagcggggaaaaAGGGCGCGAATCGACCATAGTTCGAAATAAATGTGAATAGCTGgaataaaatcagagtatCATTTTGATGatcaacaactcaaaattaatatcatcTTAACAatacatgaaataaaaaaaataaaaataaaaaaacattgtttAGCGGAAGCGTACGGGAGAAGAATAATTGAAGTGCTGAAAGTTTAATGGTCAGCGAAAGAgtgttcaaaattaaaaaaaccctCGATCCAGAAAATCCGCTAGacactgggtctaggaactcagagaatcttgagctacctgtcgttgggcacacaatcactacCTTAACTCCCCCTTCAATaaaccctcaacccacttTAGCTAAGAAAAACTAgtacagggaagtagggatcgaatccacagagatgaatgcgcaagtAAACATGTTCGAAGACTTGGgaactatttttggctgctgccacgcaatttttggggttgagctttaattcctagacttggtaaatgaaatattctaCTCTAACAGCTCGATCTAGGCAGAGACATAAAAGCATGCATATTAACCGAAATAGAGCGAGACAATTACTGGACTAAGCAGACAGCTTCCTAAGCTAACCTAGACTTGGGAAAAGCTAAACGTGGGGACCATTCACCAAAACAGCATAGTACGactgaaaagctgcaaaataactaactaaaggactaactaacagcgacatcatcttctccaatatttatcacaaaacAACCAGttaaaacaaagcaaaacGAAGATCGAAGCAAAGTAAACGAAATTAAACCGATAGAAATGAAGCTAAAGCAGATCTACTACTACTAGACGAGGCAAACAAGGATGCagaatttaaacaacaaaatcaagtgAACACAAGCAGATCCATCCACGGGACgcttaatccactccggatccaagccatccacaacaaccaaacatTATTTCCATCTCCGATCCTCACAAGTGTACgtagattcaaccgatcaacaacaaatttcttataaaccaactccaaactcaaatcaaccaacaataatcGGCAAATCAAACCAACAACGCCACAATAAAACAAACGAAATAAAAGTAGCGACATCCATTGCAAAATATGAAGTATTCAACGATGATAACGAAACAGAGCCGAGCCTCGAACAGCGAGGACTCGGCGAGTACGAGAAGTAAACAGAAAAGCAAAAGatgattgtttcttcgcctccgtagagacggtgttgcGACACTATCGAACTGAAATGTGAACCCCCGCACCAAATTCCCCgtgagtgtgtgtgtagagatgtgaaaactaagctaagagCTGAAAGTGATGATGCTCATGTCAAGcgcatgctcttatttatagtggacgGAGCTTCCAGACTGTTCCTGTAATCTCCATTTTGCCCTATGATTTGATGCTCCTCAGTCTAGTGACTCCTCCTTTTTCTACTTAACTTTCccgctagcttcttctccccggaaatcttcatcttcttcctggGGCTAGCGTTTTCTCTACACATCTGGCTCataaaaccttgttagacccatgaaatcacataattttaccccataaccaatgcatgaaattagtcttatcaataatattatgtatgaagacatatATATTCAGAACTATTTGTCATCTTCTTCACTTTCATGCTCAACACTCACCGTGCTCGTcacagctcaacctgcacataggtaAAATCCATGCAGGACTGAGTACTTGATAAACCCAGTGGACTTATGCCAAATCATTTTAGTATACAACACTTATGTCATGTCACCATTGAGTGAACTCAAGATTTTAACCTTGAAAAGCTTTGACacactaaaattatttcataagCATAAACTTTCGAGTCATCATCAAGTCTTTTTCCacataatttcaaaaacaCGACCATTTCTCCTTAAGTTATTTGAGCCATTGTCATAATTGTTCTTTCACGAAAACAAAATCGGCCGACACATTCGATGACTCACGGTCTACATCATGTACACTAGTCCAAATAGGGACTCACCCTTACTAGTACCCAAATTCGATTACTATCATCATGCATAGTAGGATCACTCCCCTCCCTATCCCATCatcaaaattatcaacaaCATCTTGTGAAACGAAAATGTGGCCACAAACTCGACCACTGGACTGCCCGACCCAAAAGATGGCTCATGATCCCCATCGATGTATACTAGCCTGAAtagggactcactccctagTCAACCCCAAATTCTATTGGAATAGGTCTAGTAGGGATACTTCCATTGCTAAACAAACTGATAgacatttctcaaaataaaacatgacaTGACATAACCTTCACAACTTTAATTTTCTCATATAACGAATCTGAAACATAAACCATATTCCAGTCAGGGTCgatatcaaatcaaatcatgtCGACAAAGTAGAGCAACTGACAAACCACTCAAAAGCTATAAATACACCCATATGTATCGAACCATTCAAGGCATACCAGTATTATTAAAGTTTTTGATAGTGTTGTTTGaattaaatcacaattttaaagttgGCTAACAACATAGTGAAGACCAAACtatatgcaaatataaatGAGACTAAGAGCGAACCTTGTGCCGAATAGGTTGGGCAGGCCCAAGCCAAGCCCATGAGATCCGAACAATGTAATCAAGAAAATTACTACTTACTATTAACCATTTAAAgtgaaaatttattagtagATTGGATATtgactttttatatattgattatttcAGTTTATCGGCATTAGTTATTGTTAATCTTATAGTGATAGATTTTGTGTTTAGTTATAAGATTGTTGTGattgtttttgttgaattttgagACGTTTGAGTATATAGATAGTATTTCCACATAAACTCTTGTCTTGATTTGATGTAAAAAAGTATTTAGACGTGGTCTATTCTTTCGTGTAGAAAGTCCATAGGCGTGCAATGCGGTTGTCTGGTGCGAGCTCACGTGGCTGCCCGGCGTGGCACGGTCCCTTGTGAAGTCCAACGATTAGTTGTTATTTGAAACTTTGTTTTTATCTCGTTGTAAAACATTGATGAACTTTTATTTGAAGACTACAGATTATTGAAACGTTTGTTACTCAAAACGACAAACAACTATTTTTCATTCACCATTCGataatatctaatttttttcttatatattttttttatctaagaGGTAAAAAAGATGGTTTTGAAGTTTAACTTTAAGAATATTACGTGTTCAAACCTTGatatttgatgaataattataaatttttttaaatttgttaggTTCGTATACTTGTAATTATAAAATGCAACATCAACTCATGTGTCATTATCTACTAACAAAACTAACAATATTAGTTATTCCTTTAATTATACACTTtcttttaaatagaataaaaaatatgaaaaatattgttaatacaaagtcaataaaatgaacttaaacacattatttaaatttagatttagttaatgagatataaatacaagttatatgttttatttttgcgTATAATACATTTacgatattttaaaaatacaaatacacaaaattgaaataaagcCCAGCCCAGCCCACCCCTGCCCAGCCCAGCCCGCCTCAGACATGGGCCTGGGCCTCGGTGGGCCCGGGTTGAGCTGGGCCGGCCCGGTCCACTTGACATCTCTAGGCCGGCGTTACACTCAACACTTAGGGAATGAATGGACAGACATTACACTCTTgcaattgattaattttctgatatgaatattttatttaaaacttgaataaaacattaataaaaagaaaataaataaataaaaaaggaaaaaataagagtgatCAACTAAATGGTTGTTTAAAGAAGTGCAGAAACAAATTTcttgaaagaaataaatgcaaaatagataaagtggGCAAGATGAATTTACTCCACCATAAAAGTTGTGAGCACTAATTCcgattttttttactactgtATCTCCAACACGCTCATGACCTGCATATCACACTTGCGTGCGTGGTTCTTGATCATATTAATCAAAacagaggaagaagagaaattATCACGATTTTTGGTGGATTTGGTTAAAGAATTAGTAGTAATCAGGTTGAACGCCATGGGTTCTACTTCTGAAATTGGTAAGTTGATTACAAAACCCTTTCTGTTTCAATTATCACCAAACTCATTTTACAATCGGTAAAAATGGCAGGTGCAGCGATTATTGAGGCTGCTGCTTATGGACACCTTAACCAACTTAAGGGTGAagtcttcttctttcttcttatttcttgatttctgCATTCTCGCTTTTTTCtgatactactacttttttaatttctcagCAATCAGAAAAAAGGTTGATGATGAGTGGGAGTTCCGAAAAATATGCGATGAATATAGTGACTTCTCCACTGGCCGGAATGTCTTGCATCACGCCGCTGAAATTGGTCATTTTGAGATTTGCAAATTCTTGATTAACAACGTCAAAGTTTATACAGATGCCTTGACTTACAAGAGTTCTCTCTTTCTCGCTTCTTCTTAATACTCTTATTAATTTCACACTTACTATGATTCTTGTATACTGACACAATCAAACTGATTCAGGGGTTACTCCTCTGGCAGAAGCTGCCAAAAGGGGACATGTCAAAATTGTGGAGCTTCTCATCAAACATGGTGCTGATATTAGTCTTCCAAATATTGCGGGAGTTTCTCCGTTGCACCATGCACTTCTAAAAGGTCACTGCTTTTGTGGTTGTAGCACTTTGCTAATAGTGTTATATTCTCAAATTAATTGGTGTTGTTTCAGATAATATGGAGCTTGTGGACATGTTGCTGGTGGGAGGTGCTTTAGTAGAAGTAGATTCTTCACATGGAACACCTTTACAAATTGCTATTTCTCGTGGAAATGTTGAGGCTGTCCGGGTTCTCTTGTTTCTTAGCGCGGATGTGGGCAACCGCAACCTTCAGTCTTGTTTAAATCATTGTTTGTTATTAGTCCAGCAGTTTTTCTGTCTTATACGATGACGAATATAATTGTTAAACTTTTGATTTGTATAGCATGTGAAGTTTGGTTCTTTAGCTAATCACAATGATCTGATCCTTTGACTTAATATAATCTTGTGAGATAATACCCTTTGCTGCTTTCCATTTTGTAGCCCAATTTTTATCTTGAAGTTTTGGACACCCCTCTTGTATGTGCAGTCAAGTCTCGCTCATCTCGCGCATTTGAATGCCTGAATATGCTGCTTGAGGTATGCTTTTGTGAAATGGAAATACTCGAAAGGAAATATCTCAGGTTTCTTTAGCTCTGTTCCTCATTTACAGGTTTCTTGAATTGCTTTTCAAGTGTTATCATATCGGTTAAGAAGTACTTTCTCTTTGCAGGTTGGTGCGGACCCAAATTTGTATTGCGGTGGGTCAAGTCCTTTAACATCTGCTGCAAAAGAAGGCGACACAAAATTTCTCAAGCGTTTACTTGAAGCTGGATCAGATCCAAATTCCTTAGTTAATTTCTCTGTTTCCCTTTATTTACCTGTGATATCTTCAGACATCCTTATTTGAAACCAACTAATTCTCGTGTCTTTTCACGActcaaagaatataaatttggTGCGTTCTGTCCTAATATCTCGATTTGTATTGATATGACAGGATATCTTTAAACCTATTGAGGAAGCTGCTATTGTGCATAATCGTGCAGCTGTGGAGATTTTGTTTCCAGTGACTGAACGAATTGCACATTATCCAAACTGGACTGTCGATGGCATAATCGAGTACATTGATTCAGAAGACTTTAGAACAATGGTCTGAAACTACTTTTACATTGTATCAACCTtcctctctcactctctctctcatcacaTCTCTTGCAGAGTGTGGAGAAACTGACAATGGGGTTGACTGAACTAAAGCTCGGAGGCATGCATGACGCGAGCAACAAGGAATACGAGCAGGCAatgatgaaatataaaatggtAAACTTTTGTTCTTCTAAGTGAGTTGATCATCTCGTCTGTAAATAATATATGTGATGCGTTATGCGTAGGCTAGTCATCTTGATCCATCTAACCCCACATTGATATCAAAGCGAAGCTTGTGGGAAGCGCACTTGGGTTTAGGCAATTATGCAGTTATAGATGCTCTGAAATGGTTTAGACTCAAGCCAGACCTCACCGACCCCATTCATCTAAACAATGCTGCTGCAGCGAATGAGATATTCAAGGTGATCATCAAACTCCATATCTGCATCACTGGTATCAATTCAGCATCTAACAGTTAATGCGTGTGTTTGTGAAGAAATTCCTCTTGGCAGGCCT
The genomic region above belongs to Salvia hispanica cultivar TCC Black 2014 chromosome 3, UniMelb_Shisp_WGS_1.0, whole genome shotgun sequence and contains:
- the LOC125212300 gene encoding poly [ADP-ribose] polymerase tankyrase-1-like isoform X1 gives rise to the protein MTCISHLRAWFLIILIKTEEEEKLSRFLVDLVKELVVIRLNAMGSTSEIGAAIIEAAAYGHLNQLKAIRKKVDDEWEFRKICDEYSDFSTGRNVLHHAAEIGHFEICKFLINNVKVYTDALTYKRVTPLAEAAKRGHVKIVELLIKHGADISLPNIAGVSPLHHALLKDNMELVDMLLVGGALVEVDSSHGTPLQIAISRGNVEAVRVLLFLSADPNFYLEVLDTPLVCAVKSRSSRAFECLNMLLEVGADPNLYCGGSSPLTSAAKEGDTKFLKRLLEAGSDPNSLDIFKPIEEAAIVHNRAAVEILFPVTERIAHYPNWTVDGIIEYIDSEDFRTMSVEKLTMGLTELKLGGMHDASNKEYEQAMMKYKMASHLDPSNPTLISKRSLWEAHLGLGNYAVIDALKWFRLKPDLTDPIHLNNAAAANEIFKKFLLAGLAFSLDPHDNEACFALGFTMFDCFALLCQMSSPHEIMDLYCFPNFRS
- the LOC125212300 gene encoding poly [ADP-ribose] polymerase tankyrase-1-like isoform X2, with protein sequence MTCISHLRAWFLIILIKTEEEEKLSRFLVDLVKELVVIRLNAMGSTSEIAIIEAAAYGHLNQLKAIRKKVDDEWEFRKICDEYSDFSTGRNVLHHAAEIGHFEICKFLINNVKVYTDALTYKRVTPLAEAAKRGHVKIVELLIKHGADISLPNIAGVSPLHHALLKDNMELVDMLLVGGALVEVDSSHGTPLQIAISRGNVEAVRVLLFLSADPNFYLEVLDTPLVCAVKSRSSRAFECLNMLLEVGADPNLYCGGSSPLTSAAKEGDTKFLKRLLEAGSDPNSLDIFKPIEEAAIVHNRAAVEILFPVTERIAHYPNWTVDGIIEYIDSEDFRTMSVEKLTMGLTELKLGGMHDASNKEYEQAMMKYKMASHLDPSNPTLISKRSLWEAHLGLGNYAVIDALKWFRLKPDLTDPIHLNNAAAANEIFKKFLLAGLAFSLDPHDNEACFALGFTMFDCFALLCQMSSPHEIMDLYCFPNFRS
- the LOC125212300 gene encoding E3 ubiquitin-protein ligase mib1-like isoform X3 → MTCISHLRAWFLIILIKTEEEEKLSRFLVDLVKELVVIRLNAMGSTSEIGAAIIEAAAYGHLNQLKAIRKKVDDEWEFRKICDEYSDFSTGRNVLHHAAEIGVTPLAEAAKRGHVKIVELLIKHGADISLPNIAGVSPLHHALLKDNMELVDMLLVGGALVEVDSSHGTPLQIAISRGNVEAVRVLLFLSADPNFYLEVLDTPLVCAVKSRSSRAFECLNMLLEVGADPNLYCGGSSPLTSAAKEGDTKFLKRLLEAGSDPNSLDIFKPIEEAAIVHNRAAVEILFPVTERIAHYPNWTVDGIIEYIDSEDFRTMSVEKLTMGLTELKLGGMHDASNKEYEQAMMKYKMASHLDPSNPTLISKRSLWEAHLGLGNYAVIDALKWFRLKPDLTDPIHLNNAAAANEIFKKFLLAGLAFSLDPHDNEACFALGFTMFDCFALLCQMSSPHEIMDLYCFPNFRS